A stretch of the bacterium genome encodes the following:
- a CDS encoding glycosyltransferase family 2 protein encodes MPDPLFSVTIVTRNRRKELKRALTSVFTQHYRPIEVVVVDNDSGDGSGEMVREKWPEVRLIELHRNIGCQPGRNIAMKNCRGEFIFNLDDDGWLAERTLQLMKAEFDRDPLLWVIGARIEVPSGLSRGWSTPLEGEERRYAANFPGCASALRKEALETAGFFPEYVRGHSEADLSLRILDRGKRILYLPEAVVYHEPSEIERQRGAVRYWGIRHRLETALRLEPFPYILFDIPWKIMLDLKGSLRDRTVLSFLRGIGRFVYEIPLIASTRKPVRMETMVLKDYLSSHRLRTADEFPSTLQGYSLLAGLRDRFSGRH; translated from the coding sequence ATGCCCGACCCGCTTTTCAGCGTAACCATAGTCACCCGAAACCGCCGGAAGGAATTGAAACGGGCCCTGACCTCGGTTTTTACCCAGCACTACCGTCCCATCGAAGTCGTGGTCGTCGACAACGATTCCGGAGACGGATCGGGGGAGATGGTCAGGGAGAAGTGGCCCGAAGTCCGTTTGATCGAACTCCACCGCAATATCGGCTGTCAGCCCGGACGCAACATCGCCATGAAGAACTGCCGCGGCGAATTCATCTTCAACCTCGATGACGACGGATGGCTGGCTGAGCGGACCCTGCAGTTGATGAAAGCGGAGTTCGACCGCGATCCCCTGCTCTGGGTCATCGGCGCCCGGATCGAAGTTCCCAGCGGCCTCTCCCGGGGGTGGAGTACTCCCCTGGAGGGAGAAGAGCGGCGGTACGCGGCCAATTTTCCCGGTTGTGCGTCAGCTTTGCGCAAAGAAGCGTTGGAGACGGCCGGGTTCTTTCCCGAATATGTCCGGGGTCATTCCGAGGCCGACCTCTCCCTGCGCATCCTCGACCGGGGAAAACGGATCCTGTATCTCCCCGAAGCCGTGGTTTATCACGAGCCGTCGGAAATCGAGCGTCAGCGAGGCGCCGTCCGTTATTGGGGCATACGCCATCGTCTGGAAACGGCTCTGCGGCTGGAACCGTTTCCTTATATCTTGTTCGATATTCCCTGGAAAATAATGCTCGACCTTAAGGGATCACTGAGAGATCGGACGGTTCTTTCCTTTCTTCGCGGTATCGGGCGCTTTGTTTACGAAATCCCACTGATTGCAAGCACCAGGAAGCCGGTCCGGATGGAAACCATGGTTTTGAAAGACTACCTCTCATCGCACCGGTTACGAACCGCGGACGAGTTCCCCTCGACGCTGCAGGGATATTCGCTCCTGGCCGGATTGCGGGACAGATTTTCCGGAAGACACTGA
- a CDS encoding O-antigen ligase family protein — MRMAAALTALSLLFFAAGVNGVDLGLPGFITGKRIGLILLTAAMVMVPLKRASIPRPARYAPWVLAAIGVWGLISLLISPGDFGLGLGLVTAWILTAYATLAFALIFSWIIPDQKRFFVTCMVVSGALVPMAAVALLFRHGGLDIFFQLIPLRMALDSLESGMSRFLNGLFFLSFLPFAAVLGTVRVPRWLYCLSLAGMGAFLALALTSGSRQTVGAIAAYLLTLFLIGTLLDRYSMMEKTITGKRKWLMTVFSLAAFTVVLRVIFQQEDLEANIHRRFIEKTDQQFNEGQIRLEISKIAWNTVADHPVFGVGPGVFPMLPENYTEYSPHNGYIGTMVEYGFPALAAFLALIASALITAWKKRNDAYVRGNGDIFKATLSFCVIFAIWTINFNDLAREYFFWASLTLMIVSRFKPDLQKPEGVNQCPTRFSA, encoded by the coding sequence CCGCGCTGACCGCGCTCTCCCTGTTGTTTTTCGCCGCCGGCGTCAACGGGGTGGATCTCGGCCTACCCGGCTTTATCACCGGAAAAAGGATAGGGCTGATCCTCCTGACCGCCGCCATGGTGATGGTACCCCTGAAAAGAGCGAGCATACCCCGGCCGGCTCGCTATGCTCCCTGGGTACTGGCGGCCATCGGGGTCTGGGGTTTGATCTCGCTTCTGATTTCGCCGGGCGATTTCGGCCTCGGCCTGGGATTGGTGACGGCCTGGATACTGACCGCTTATGCTACCCTGGCTTTCGCCCTGATTTTTTCCTGGATCATTCCGGATCAGAAACGCTTTTTCGTCACCTGCATGGTCGTATCCGGGGCTCTCGTCCCCATGGCCGCGGTCGCTCTGCTTTTCCGTCACGGGGGCCTCGACATTTTTTTTCAGCTCATTCCCCTGAGAATGGCCCTCGACTCCCTGGAAAGCGGGATGAGCCGGTTTTTGAACGGTCTGTTTTTCCTTTCTTTTTTACCGTTTGCCGCCGTACTGGGAACGGTTCGGGTCCCGCGGTGGCTCTACTGTTTATCCCTGGCCGGGATGGGGGCGTTTCTCGCCCTGGCGCTGACCTCGGGTTCCCGACAGACGGTGGGGGCGATCGCCGCATATCTTCTCACCCTTTTTCTGATAGGGACGCTGCTCGACCGCTATTCGATGATGGAGAAAACGATCACCGGAAAAAGAAAATGGCTGATGACCGTCTTCTCTCTGGCGGCATTTACGGTTGTTCTCCGAGTCATCTTTCAGCAGGAGGATCTCGAGGCCAACATTCATCGCAGATTCATCGAAAAGACCGATCAGCAGTTCAACGAGGGCCAGATCCGTCTCGAAATTTCGAAAATCGCCTGGAATACCGTCGCGGACCATCCCGTTTTCGGCGTGGGCCCGGGAGTTTTTCCGATGCTGCCCGAAAATTATACGGAATACAGTCCGCATAACGGCTACATCGGAACCATGGTAGAATATGGATTTCCGGCTCTGGCGGCTTTCTTGGCCCTTATAGCTTCGGCCTTGATCACAGCCTGGAAAAAAAGGAACGACGCTTACGTTCGGGGAAACGGCGATATTTTCAAGGCGACATTGAGTTTCTGCGTGATTTTCGCGATCTGGACCATCAACTTCAACGATCTGGCCCGCGAATATTTTTTCTGGGCAAGTCTCACGCTCATGATCGTTTCCCGGTTCAAACCTGACCTCCAAAAACCGGAGGGAGTGAATCAATGCCCGACCCGCTTTTCAGCGTAA